In Rhodococcus sp. OK302, one genomic interval encodes:
- a CDS encoding sirohydrochlorin chelatase, producing MHSIQRITACSNDVLVLVAHGTRSARGVDMVAALADAVTAQVGLTRVAFVDVLGPSPAEVLRDIAGHAILVPAFLASGYHVHTDVRREVDASGHRSVTVTPALGPDPALARVMLRRLYEAGWQRGDAIVLAAAGSSDSRALRDVERASLMLAEAAGSRVDIGYIATGVPKVADVVAAARVRGARRVFIASYLLAHGLFHERLSAAGADGVTRPLGVDSGVVDLVVSRYVAAREPALQNTSRYDRGYDGDVCRPGRSGS from the coding sequence TTGCACTCGATCCAGCGCATTACGGCGTGCAGTAACGACGTCCTGGTACTGGTTGCTCACGGCACGCGTAGTGCACGGGGAGTGGATATGGTTGCCGCGCTTGCCGATGCAGTGACCGCACAGGTCGGTCTCACCCGAGTGGCTTTCGTGGATGTTCTCGGGCCCTCACCGGCAGAGGTGCTGCGCGACATTGCGGGGCATGCCATCCTGGTGCCGGCGTTCCTGGCATCGGGTTACCACGTCCACACCGATGTTCGACGCGAAGTCGATGCCAGCGGACACCGATCGGTAACGGTGACACCCGCGCTGGGGCCGGATCCGGCGCTTGCGCGCGTTATGTTGCGCCGGTTGTACGAAGCCGGATGGCAGCGCGGTGACGCGATAGTCCTTGCTGCCGCAGGCTCTTCCGATTCGCGTGCACTACGTGATGTCGAGCGAGCCTCGCTGATGCTGGCCGAGGCGGCAGGATCGCGGGTAGATATCGGGTACATCGCGACCGGTGTGCCGAAAGTTGCCGATGTTGTTGCAGCGGCACGGGTTCGAGGCGCTCGGCGAGTGTTCATCGCGTCGTATCTGCTGGCGCACGGGCTCTTTCACGAGCGATTGTCCGCTGCTGGCGCCGACGGCGTCACCCGGCCGCTCGGAGTGGACTCCGGAGTGGTGGACCTTGTTGTGAGCCGGTACGTCGCGGCGCGAGAACCGGCATTGCAGAACACTTCGCGCTACGATCGCGGATATGACGGAGACGTATGCAGACCTGGTCGCAGCGGTTCGTGA
- a CDS encoding uroporphyrinogen-III synthase, which produces MSDDLPLAGFTVGITASRRAEEFASLLTRRGADVMFAPAIRIIPLADDRELERVTQQIISNPPEIVVATTGIGFRGWLEAADGWGEAENLSAALRSARLLARGPKATGAIRAADLREEWSPASESSAEVLEHLLAESVSGKTVAVQLHGATTEWEPVPDFCQALRDAGADVIAVPVYRWEPPEDSTLLDRMIDAIVVGGIDAVTFTSAPAVASLLMRADDTGRRGEVLEALRGRVSAMCVGPVTSAPLDALNVPTTAPVRARLGALARHIVDELPQRANRIQAGEHELSVRGNCVVVDGEIRALSPAAMSLMRSLSAKPGHVVSRDDLLAALPRSRGDTHAVETAVARLRVCLGAPKAVQTVVKRGYRLALDPAHYGVQ; this is translated from the coding sequence GTGAGTGACGACTTGCCACTGGCGGGATTCACCGTCGGAATCACGGCTTCGCGTCGCGCCGAGGAGTTTGCGTCCCTGCTCACCCGGCGCGGCGCAGACGTGATGTTTGCGCCGGCTATTCGAATCATTCCGCTCGCGGATGATCGGGAGCTGGAACGGGTGACGCAGCAGATCATCTCAAATCCGCCCGAGATCGTTGTTGCTACCACCGGAATTGGATTTCGGGGCTGGCTCGAGGCTGCTGACGGCTGGGGTGAGGCCGAAAATCTCAGCGCGGCACTGCGTTCGGCACGTCTGCTGGCTCGAGGTCCGAAAGCGACCGGCGCAATACGTGCTGCCGATCTGCGTGAAGAATGGTCTCCGGCGTCCGAGTCTTCGGCTGAGGTCCTCGAACATCTTCTGGCTGAAAGTGTCTCGGGAAAGACTGTGGCGGTTCAACTTCACGGCGCTACCACCGAGTGGGAGCCCGTTCCCGATTTCTGTCAGGCGCTGCGGGACGCCGGGGCGGATGTCATCGCGGTACCGGTCTATCGCTGGGAACCGCCGGAGGATTCAACCCTCCTGGACCGGATGATCGACGCAATTGTGGTCGGCGGGATCGACGCGGTGACCTTTACCAGTGCACCGGCGGTCGCGTCGTTGCTGATGCGGGCAGACGACACCGGCCGACGGGGAGAGGTCCTCGAGGCATTGCGCGGACGGGTGAGTGCCATGTGTGTGGGGCCGGTGACGTCGGCGCCGTTGGATGCACTGAACGTTCCGACCACGGCGCCGGTGCGAGCTCGACTGGGCGCCCTCGCGCGGCATATCGTGGACGAACTTCCACAGCGCGCCAACCGAATTCAAGCCGGTGAGCACGAACTCAGTGTTCGTGGAAATTGTGTTGTTGTCGACGGTGAGATTCGCGCACTGTCTCCGGCCGCGATGTCACTGATGCGTTCCCTCAGTGCCAAGCCCGGTCATGTGGTCTCACGTGACGATCTTCTGGCGGCTCTTCCACGCAGTCGTGGAGACACCCACGCCGTCGAAACTGCGGTCGCTCGCCTTCGCGTCTGTCTCGGCGCTCCCAAAGCTGTTCAAACTGTTGTGAAACGAGGTTATCGACTTGCACTCGATCCAGCGCATTACGGCGTGCAGTAA
- a CDS encoding MGMT family protein — MAATTDEQIEEVRRLIASIPAGRVATYGDIADAAGLSSPRTVGWIMRTDSSDLPWHRVLGASGKPAAHLAHRQIAKLELEGVPIKDGRIDMSRARHNFR, encoded by the coding sequence ATGGCTGCCACTACCGACGAACAGATCGAGGAAGTTCGCAGACTCATCGCCTCGATACCGGCCGGACGCGTCGCCACGTACGGCGACATTGCCGACGCCGCCGGTCTGTCCAGCCCGCGGACGGTCGGGTGGATCATGCGGACCGACTCGTCCGACCTCCCGTGGCATCGGGTCCTGGGAGCATCGGGAAAACCCGCCGCACACTTGGCCCACCGACAAATCGCGAAGCTGGAACTCGAAGGCGTACCGATCAAAGACGGCCGAATCGACATGTCACGGGCGCGGCACAACTTCCGATGA
- the nirD gene encoding nitrite reductase small subunit NirD: MSVIDAQIAKLDSERLEWTSACPLSHLIPGRGVAVLLRGGEQVALFRLEDGTLRAVSNFDPYGRAAVMSRGLVGDRDGEPIVVSPLLKQAFSLIDGRSLDDDSVSLPVYEIRVWAGVVQVHSTGRIPETLS, translated from the coding sequence ATGAGTGTCATCGATGCGCAGATCGCCAAGCTGGATTCAGAGCGACTCGAATGGACGTCGGCGTGCCCGCTGAGTCACCTGATTCCGGGGCGTGGAGTTGCAGTGTTGCTTCGCGGTGGTGAGCAGGTGGCACTGTTCCGACTCGAAGACGGCACCTTGCGCGCCGTGAGCAACTTCGATCCGTACGGCCGGGCCGCAGTGATGTCGCGCGGACTGGTCGGTGACCGCGACGGTGAGCCAATTGTGGTGTCACCCTTACTCAAGCAAGCCTTTTCACTGATCGACGGGCGGTCGTTGGACGACGATTCGGTGTCGTTGCCGGTCTACGAGATTCGTGTCTGGGCCGGCGTAGTGCAAGTGCACAGCACTGGTCGCATTCCTGAAACTCTCTCGTGA
- a CDS encoding alpha/beta fold hydrolase, whose product MDRVTALHTYLYGPSGAPEILALHGLTGHGRRWQSMAENQLPDARWIAPDLRGHGRSTWAPPWNIEAHVADLVDTLNEHAAGPVLVVAHSFGSALALHLAATAPDRVRGLVLLDPAIGLDPDFMGRIAELTIGSPDYTDAAEARSEKIHGSWGEVPTEVLDEEFIEHLVHLDNGRVNWRLSTPAVVTAWGELARPLVLPPSSMPTVIVQAMKVQPPYVTAEFRSAMTDRLGPNLTDVAFDCDHMVPHVRADEVAALIRKLL is encoded by the coding sequence ATTGATCGTGTGACTGCTCTCCATACCTATCTCTACGGCCCGTCCGGTGCGCCGGAGATCCTCGCGTTGCACGGCCTCACCGGCCATGGCCGACGCTGGCAGTCGATGGCCGAGAATCAACTTCCCGATGCCCGCTGGATCGCGCCGGATCTGCGTGGTCACGGCCGTTCCACCTGGGCGCCGCCGTGGAACATCGAAGCTCACGTGGCCGACCTCGTCGACACTCTCAACGAACACGCAGCGGGTCCGGTTCTGGTAGTTGCGCACTCGTTCGGCAGCGCCCTTGCGTTGCATCTGGCAGCGACAGCACCCGATCGGGTCCGTGGACTCGTACTGCTCGATCCAGCGATCGGCCTCGACCCCGATTTTATGGGTCGCATCGCCGAACTCACCATCGGATCACCCGATTACACCGACGCCGCGGAGGCCCGATCGGAGAAGATCCATGGCTCGTGGGGTGAGGTTCCCACCGAGGTATTGGACGAGGAGTTCATCGAGCATCTCGTCCACCTCGACAACGGCCGCGTCAACTGGCGACTGTCGACACCGGCCGTCGTCACTGCCTGGGGAGAACTCGCCCGCCCGTTGGTGCTACCGCCGAGTTCGATGCCGACGGTCATAGTCCAGGCCATGAAGGTGCAACCGCCCTACGTCACCGCCGAATTCCGCAGCGCCATGACCGATCGTCTCGGCCCCAATTTGACCGACGTCGCTTTCGACTGCGATCACATGGTCCCGCACGTGCGCGCCGACGAAGTGGCCGCGTTGATCCGCAAGTTGCTCTGA
- a CDS encoding NTP transferase domain-containing protein, with product MPSTCAIVLAGGRASRMGGVDKPGLVVHGRRLLDIALAATAHLDMTVVVGPHRDDLDASIVQTQESPIGSGPVAAIWAGITAADIPEDAVVLVLAADLPHLRRDTVDALIAATSPLTSVTCAVDENNRTQFLLSAWVFSELRQRISTLRDGAGLDNQPMKRLVADGFSTLPVAGTADCDTPEDLERARMLPRLTIAEARAAILDSLTPLLPRQANLAASLGATLAEPLVAQSDLPRSAVSAMDGYAVAGEGPWRILEEVHIAGAEGSPELADGEAIRIATGAHLPVGASAVIRDEHVVSENNPPLLTRLPTAPLRNDARPRGEDWSVGFTIAPTGTSVTPALVSAATSGEVSEALVRGPVRVSVVTTGDEIRRSGPLREGQTRDSIGAIMPELLSRCGVQCLSDTHLRDTADGFETILTAEDNADLIVLVGATGGGAADEMRSALDRLGARIVVGRVASRPGGSQVTAVLPNGKVVLGLPGNPYAAVTTLLTTLPTIVSALTGRTPLPPLLGIIANASEVSSDAVRILPVTQSADGRWFADPSVRTAHLAALIGKRAFALVPASSTDNALAELVLLG from the coding sequence ATGCCTTCAACGTGTGCGATCGTTCTGGCCGGCGGCCGGGCGAGCAGGATGGGCGGTGTCGACAAACCCGGACTGGTGGTTCACGGTCGCAGACTTCTCGACATAGCTCTCGCTGCCACAGCACATCTCGACATGACCGTCGTGGTCGGACCCCATCGCGACGACCTCGACGCCTCGATCGTGCAAACCCAGGAGTCGCCGATCGGCAGCGGACCGGTCGCGGCTATCTGGGCCGGCATCACTGCCGCGGACATACCCGAAGACGCTGTTGTTCTGGTTCTGGCCGCCGATCTTCCGCATCTCCGCCGTGACACCGTCGATGCCCTGATTGCCGCAACGTCGCCATTGACCTCGGTGACCTGCGCGGTGGACGAGAACAATCGAACCCAATTCTTGTTGTCCGCCTGGGTGTTTTCCGAATTGCGTCAGCGAATCTCCACTCTCCGCGACGGTGCCGGACTGGACAATCAACCGATGAAAAGACTTGTTGCCGACGGTTTTTCGACGCTTCCGGTAGCCGGTACCGCAGATTGCGACACTCCCGAAGATCTCGAGCGTGCGCGCATGTTGCCTCGCTTGACCATCGCTGAGGCTCGCGCCGCGATCCTGGACTCCTTGACGCCACTGCTCCCCCGCCAAGCAAATCTGGCCGCCAGCCTCGGTGCAACTCTCGCCGAACCGCTTGTCGCCCAGAGCGATTTGCCGCGTTCTGCAGTCTCGGCGATGGACGGATACGCCGTCGCCGGTGAGGGCCCCTGGCGAATCCTCGAAGAAGTTCACATTGCCGGCGCGGAGGGCTCCCCCGAACTTGCCGACGGTGAAGCAATCCGCATCGCAACAGGGGCACACCTTCCCGTCGGCGCAAGCGCGGTCATTCGCGACGAACATGTTGTCTCCGAGAACAATCCACCGCTACTGACGCGTCTTCCCACTGCGCCGCTGCGCAACGACGCTCGTCCCCGCGGCGAGGATTGGAGCGTCGGATTCACCATCGCTCCCACCGGCACCTCGGTGACTCCGGCACTCGTCTCGGCAGCTACCAGCGGCGAAGTGTCCGAAGCACTGGTTCGCGGCCCGGTGCGAGTGTCTGTCGTAACTACCGGTGACGAGATCCGCAGATCTGGTCCGCTCCGCGAAGGCCAGACGCGCGATTCCATCGGCGCAATCATGCCGGAACTCTTGTCTCGGTGCGGGGTGCAGTGCCTCTCCGACACCCATTTACGCGACACCGCAGACGGTTTCGAAACAATTCTGACTGCAGAAGACAACGCCGATCTCATCGTGCTCGTGGGGGCGACCGGCGGCGGCGCTGCCGACGAAATGCGCTCCGCTCTGGATCGTCTGGGTGCTCGGATCGTGGTGGGCCGAGTCGCCTCGCGCCCCGGCGGTTCCCAGGTGACGGCCGTCCTCCCCAACGGAAAGGTGGTGCTCGGCCTCCCCGGTAATCCCTATGCCGCGGTAACCACTCTGTTGACAACGCTCCCCACTATCGTGAGTGCACTGACCGGGCGGACACCACTGCCACCACTGCTGGGAATCATCGCGAATGCGTCGGAGGTGAGTTCCGATGCTGTACGAATACTTCCGGTAACCCAATCCGCCGACGGCCGTTGGTTTGCCGACCCGTCGGTGCGCACCGCGCATCTAGCAGCACTGATCGGTAAGCGAGCGTTTGCGCTGGTGCCCGCGTCGTCGACCGACAATGCACTGGCCGAACTTGTACTTCTGGGCTGA
- a CDS encoding maleylpyruvate isomerase family mycothiol-dependent enzyme, translating into MTETYADLVAAVRESDAKAQVLIGELTDSRAREPSALPGWSRGHVVTHLSRNADALNRFVVGVHSGEPAEMYPGGPPARNAAIEEGADRPASLLAADYRFSGARLVEALAKVPADRLDTPVNWRKPVTAYDLPILRWNEIEIHLTDLDVGYTCHDWPAEYVEFTLARQLGALEAAAPNVAVPSLSDAETLAWLIGRPPRPGLPKLPAWPY; encoded by the coding sequence ATGACGGAGACGTATGCAGACCTGGTCGCAGCGGTTCGTGAGTCCGACGCAAAGGCGCAGGTTCTCATCGGCGAACTGACCGATTCGCGGGCACGGGAGCCTTCTGCACTTCCCGGCTGGAGCCGGGGGCACGTGGTTACCCATCTGTCGCGGAATGCGGACGCGCTCAACAGATTTGTCGTCGGCGTGCACAGTGGTGAGCCCGCAGAGATGTATCCGGGTGGACCGCCGGCGCGGAACGCTGCTATCGAAGAGGGTGCTGATCGCCCGGCATCACTGTTGGCCGCCGACTACCGATTCTCCGGCGCGAGGCTGGTCGAGGCGCTGGCCAAAGTGCCGGCAGATCGATTGGACACGCCCGTCAATTGGCGCAAGCCTGTGACGGCTTACGATCTACCGATTCTGCGCTGGAACGAGATCGAAATCCATCTGACCGATCTCGACGTCGGATACACCTGTCATGACTGGCCGGCGGAGTACGTCGAGTTTACGTTGGCCCGGCAATTGGGAGCCCTCGAGGCGGCGGCACCCAACGTGGCGGTGCCCTCGCTCTCGGATGCCGAGACCCTCGCGTGGTTGATCGGGCGACCGCCACGGCCCGGGCTGCCGAAACTGCCGGCCTGGCCGTATTGA